The Mustela erminea isolate mMusErm1 chromosome 6, mMusErm1.Pri, whole genome shotgun sequence genome includes a region encoding these proteins:
- the TTLL12 gene encoding tubulin--tyrosine ligase-like protein 12 isoform X1, with product MDADAGSQNPENGERRDPDRTAEEDARARAEFAALHGPALRASGVPERYWGRLLHKLEHEVFDAGEMFGIMQVQEVEEESEGEEAREARKKQPNPGGELCYKVIVTSENGLQAADPDSIFLIDHAWTCRVEHARQQLRQVPGLLLRMANLMGIGFHGELPSAEAEDLVLEEMWRFNQTYQLAHGTAEEKVPVWYIMDEFGSRIQHSDTPSFATAPFFYMPQQVAYTLLWPLRDLDTGEEVTRDFAYGETDPLIRKCMLLPWVPADLLDLSSSTPEPPAEHYQAILEENKEKLPLAISPVAYPCDHVFKLGPPLAFICLCAAPPELLGSVLTSPRGQWGPGPGRAGSSEDWCGTGPGPGHPSWLHTPPQAPGLQLPSRPAVLSVVYTDIQQVLRHLTHPRFTFAQSEADADILYNFSHFKDYRRLSQERPNVLLNQFPCENLLTVKDCLASIARRAGGPEGPAWLPRTFNLRTELPQFVSCFQQRERRGQDNHWICKPWNLARSLDTHVTRSLHSIVRHRESSPKVVSKYIESPVLFLREDVGRVKFDVRYVVLLRSVKPLRLFVYDVFWLRFSNRPFALDDLDDYEKHFTVMNYDPEVVLKQVHYDEFIPEFEKQYPEFPWKSVQAEIFQAFTELFQVACAKPPPLGLCDYPSSRAVYAIDLMLKWDDRPDGTRVMQPQILEVNFNPDCERACRYHPGFFNDVFSTLYLDEPSQCHVTRLV from the exons ATGGACGCCGACGCGGGGTCGCAGAACCCAGAGAACGGGGAGCGCCGCGACCCGGACCGGACTGCGGAGGAGGACGCGCGGGCCCGGGCCGAGTTCGCGGCGCTGCACGGCCCGGCGCTGCGCGCGTCCGGGGTCCCCGAGCGGTACTGGGGCCGCCTCCTGCACAAGCTGGAGCACGAG GTTTTCGATGCCGGGGAGATGTTCGGGATAATGCAAGTgcaggaagtggaggaggagagTGAGGGCGAAGAGGCCCGGGAAGCACGGAAGAAGCAGCCCAACCCTGGCGGCGAGCTCTGCTACAAGGTCATCGTGACCAGCGAGAACGGGCTCCAGGCAGCCGACCCCGACAG CATCTTCCTCATCGACCACGCCTGGACGTGCCGCGTGGAGCACGCGCGCCAGCAGCTGCGGCAGGTGCCCGGGCTGCTGCTCCGCATGGCCAACCTGATGGGCATCGGGTTCCACGGCGAGCTGCCCAGCGCCGAGGCCGAGGACCTGGTGCTGGAGGAGATGTGGCGGTTCAACCAGACCTACCAGCTGGCACACGGG ACGGCCGAGGAGAAGGTGCCGGTGTGGTACATCATGGACGAGTTCGGCTCGCGCATCCAGCACTCCGACACGCCCAGCTTTGCCACTGCGCCCTTCTTCTACATGCCCCAGCAGGTGGCTTACACGCTGCTGTGGCCCCTGCGGGACTTAGACACAGGCG AGGAGGTGACCCGGGACTTTGCCTACGGGGAGACCGACCCTCTGATCCGGAAGTGCATGCTGCTGCCCTGGGTCCCCGCCGACCTGCTGGACTTGAGCTCCTCCACGCCCGAGCCGCCCGCCGAGCACTACCAG GCCATTTTGGAGGAGAACAAGGAGAAGCTGCCGCTCGCCATCAGCCCGGTGGCCTATCCCTGCGACCACGTCTTCAA GCTGGGCCCCCCTCTTGCCTTCATCTGCCTCTGCGCCGCGCCCCCTGAGCTCCTGGGCTCTGTCCTCACCTCTCCCCGGGGCCAgtgggggccggggccgggccgggctggCAGCAGTGAAGACTGGTGTGGAACAGGCCCTGGCCCGGGGCACCCGTCTTGGCTACACACACCCCCACAGGCCCCTGGACTCCAGCTGCCTTCTCGGCCAGCGGTGCTCAGTGT GGTCTACACAGACATCCAGCAGGTGCTCAGGCACCTGACGCACCCGCGCTTCACCTTTGCCCAGAGCGAGGCGGACGCGGACATCCTCTACAACTTCTCCCACTTCAAGGACTATAG GAGGCTCAGCCAGGAGAGGCCCAACGTGCTGCTGAACCAGTTTCCCTGCGAGAACCTGCTGACGGTGAAGGACTGCTTGGCCTCCATCGCGCGCCGGGCTGGGGGCCCCGAGGGCCCGGCGTGGCTGCCCCGCACCTTCAACCTGCGCACCGAGCTGCCGCAGTTTGTGAGCTGCTTCCAGCAGCGGGAGAGGCG GGGCCAGGACAACCACTGGATCTGCAAGCCCTGGAATCTGGCCCGCAGCCTGGACACCCACGTCACCAGGAGCCTGCACAGTATCGTCCGGCACCGGGAGAGCAGCCCCAAG GTCGTGTCCAAGTACATCGAAAGCCCAGTGTTGTTCCTTCGAGAAGACGTGGGGCGGGTCAAGTTCGATGTCCGCTACGTCGTGCTTCTGCGCTCGGTGAAGCCCCTGAGGCTGTTTGTCTATGACGTGTTCTGGCTGCGCTTCTCCAACCG GCCCTTCGCGCTCGATGACCTGGACGACTACGAGAAGCATTTCACTGTCATGAACTATGACCCGGAAGTGGTGCTGAAGCAG GTGCACTACGATGAGTTCATCCCTGAGTTTGAGAAGCAGTACCCGGAATTTCCCTGGAAGAGCGTCCAG GCTGAGATCTTCCAGGCCTTCACGGAGCTGTTCCAGGTGGCGTGTGCCAAGCCGCCGCCCCTGGGCCTCTGCGACTATCCCTCATCCCGGGCCGTGTATGCCATCGACCTCATGCTCAAGTGGGACGACCGTCCAGATG GGACACGAGTGATGCAGCCGCAGATCCTGGAGGTGAACTTCAACCCGGACTGTGAGCGGGCCTGCAGGTACCACCCGGGCTTCTTCAACGACGTCTTCAGCACCCTGTACCTGGACGAACCCAGCCAGTGCCACGTCACTCGCCTGGTCTAG
- the TTLL12 gene encoding tubulin--tyrosine ligase-like protein 12 isoform X2 — protein sequence MDADAGSQNPENGERRDPDRTAEEDARARAEFAALHGPALRASGVPERYWGRLLHKLEHEVFDAGEMFGIMQVQEVEEESEGEEAREARKKQPNPGGELCYKVIVTSENGLQAADPDSIFLIDHAWTCRVEHARQQLRQVPGLLLRMANLMGIGFHGELPSAEAEDLVLEEMWRFNQTYQLAHGTAEEKVPVWYIMDEFGSRIQHSDTPSFATAPFFYMPQQVAYTLLWPLRDLDTGEEVTRDFAYGETDPLIRKCMLLPWVPADLLDLSSSTPEPPAEHYQAILEENKEKLPLAISPVAYPCDHVFKVYTDIQQVLRHLTHPRFTFAQSEADADILYNFSHFKDYRRLSQERPNVLLNQFPCENLLTVKDCLASIARRAGGPEGPAWLPRTFNLRTELPQFVSCFQQRERRGQDNHWICKPWNLARSLDTHVTRSLHSIVRHRESSPKVVSKYIESPVLFLREDVGRVKFDVRYVVLLRSVKPLRLFVYDVFWLRFSNRPFALDDLDDYEKHFTVMNYDPEVVLKQVHYDEFIPEFEKQYPEFPWKSVQAEIFQAFTELFQVACAKPPPLGLCDYPSSRAVYAIDLMLKWDDRPDGTRVMQPQILEVNFNPDCERACRYHPGFFNDVFSTLYLDEPSQCHVTRLV from the exons ATGGACGCCGACGCGGGGTCGCAGAACCCAGAGAACGGGGAGCGCCGCGACCCGGACCGGACTGCGGAGGAGGACGCGCGGGCCCGGGCCGAGTTCGCGGCGCTGCACGGCCCGGCGCTGCGCGCGTCCGGGGTCCCCGAGCGGTACTGGGGCCGCCTCCTGCACAAGCTGGAGCACGAG GTTTTCGATGCCGGGGAGATGTTCGGGATAATGCAAGTgcaggaagtggaggaggagagTGAGGGCGAAGAGGCCCGGGAAGCACGGAAGAAGCAGCCCAACCCTGGCGGCGAGCTCTGCTACAAGGTCATCGTGACCAGCGAGAACGGGCTCCAGGCAGCCGACCCCGACAG CATCTTCCTCATCGACCACGCCTGGACGTGCCGCGTGGAGCACGCGCGCCAGCAGCTGCGGCAGGTGCCCGGGCTGCTGCTCCGCATGGCCAACCTGATGGGCATCGGGTTCCACGGCGAGCTGCCCAGCGCCGAGGCCGAGGACCTGGTGCTGGAGGAGATGTGGCGGTTCAACCAGACCTACCAGCTGGCACACGGG ACGGCCGAGGAGAAGGTGCCGGTGTGGTACATCATGGACGAGTTCGGCTCGCGCATCCAGCACTCCGACACGCCCAGCTTTGCCACTGCGCCCTTCTTCTACATGCCCCAGCAGGTGGCTTACACGCTGCTGTGGCCCCTGCGGGACTTAGACACAGGCG AGGAGGTGACCCGGGACTTTGCCTACGGGGAGACCGACCCTCTGATCCGGAAGTGCATGCTGCTGCCCTGGGTCCCCGCCGACCTGCTGGACTTGAGCTCCTCCACGCCCGAGCCGCCCGCCGAGCACTACCAG GCCATTTTGGAGGAGAACAAGGAGAAGCTGCCGCTCGCCATCAGCCCGGTGGCCTATCCCTGCGACCACGTCTTCAA GGTCTACACAGACATCCAGCAGGTGCTCAGGCACCTGACGCACCCGCGCTTCACCTTTGCCCAGAGCGAGGCGGACGCGGACATCCTCTACAACTTCTCCCACTTCAAGGACTATAG GAGGCTCAGCCAGGAGAGGCCCAACGTGCTGCTGAACCAGTTTCCCTGCGAGAACCTGCTGACGGTGAAGGACTGCTTGGCCTCCATCGCGCGCCGGGCTGGGGGCCCCGAGGGCCCGGCGTGGCTGCCCCGCACCTTCAACCTGCGCACCGAGCTGCCGCAGTTTGTGAGCTGCTTCCAGCAGCGGGAGAGGCG GGGCCAGGACAACCACTGGATCTGCAAGCCCTGGAATCTGGCCCGCAGCCTGGACACCCACGTCACCAGGAGCCTGCACAGTATCGTCCGGCACCGGGAGAGCAGCCCCAAG GTCGTGTCCAAGTACATCGAAAGCCCAGTGTTGTTCCTTCGAGAAGACGTGGGGCGGGTCAAGTTCGATGTCCGCTACGTCGTGCTTCTGCGCTCGGTGAAGCCCCTGAGGCTGTTTGTCTATGACGTGTTCTGGCTGCGCTTCTCCAACCG GCCCTTCGCGCTCGATGACCTGGACGACTACGAGAAGCATTTCACTGTCATGAACTATGACCCGGAAGTGGTGCTGAAGCAG GTGCACTACGATGAGTTCATCCCTGAGTTTGAGAAGCAGTACCCGGAATTTCCCTGGAAGAGCGTCCAG GCTGAGATCTTCCAGGCCTTCACGGAGCTGTTCCAGGTGGCGTGTGCCAAGCCGCCGCCCCTGGGCCTCTGCGACTATCCCTCATCCCGGGCCGTGTATGCCATCGACCTCATGCTCAAGTGGGACGACCGTCCAGATG GGACACGAGTGATGCAGCCGCAGATCCTGGAGGTGAACTTCAACCCGGACTGTGAGCGGGCCTGCAGGTACCACCCGGGCTTCTTCAACGACGTCTTCAGCACCCTGTACCTGGACGAACCCAGCCAGTGCCACGTCACTCGCCTGGTCTAG